A portion of the Hoylesella buccalis ATCC 35310 genome contains these proteins:
- a CDS encoding ParA family protein — MKKKNETPIYLGFASQKGGVGKSSLAEILAAILYYEKNIPLAVVDCDGTQESFFKLRERDRDLIESSPELGKELHERLACYGKKSYPIIRSKPESAVGDIEKYIKKKASPPQLVIFDFPGHAVTSALMDLSITMDYIISPIEADPQSLASSFAYAKTICELGIGFEGSRIQDFFLLWNKINRSASTTVIDLFTENAKEQGLTILDSRIYHSVRISRELAQGGTRGVFRCSYLPPAISLRPQTGVDEWVAEVMRKIKL; from the coding sequence ATGAAAAAGAAAAACGAAACACCCATCTATCTGGGCTTCGCCTCACAGAAGGGCGGAGTGGGCAAAAGCAGCCTTGCGGAAATCTTGGCGGCTATCTTATACTACGAAAAGAATATCCCTCTTGCCGTCGTGGACTGCGATGGCACACAGGAATCGTTCTTCAAGCTACGCGAACGGGACAGAGACCTTATCGAGTCCTCCCCCGAACTGGGCAAGGAACTTCACGAGCGTCTGGCTTGCTATGGCAAAAAGTCATACCCAATCATCCGAAGTAAACCGGAGAGTGCCGTCGGTGATATTGAGAAATATATTAAAAAGAAAGCATCCCCTCCGCAACTCGTTATTTTTGACTTTCCCGGTCATGCTGTTACAAGTGCCTTGATGGACTTGTCCATTACGATGGACTACATTATCTCTCCGATAGAAGCCGACCCTCAGTCGCTAGCATCGAGTTTCGCCTATGCCAAAACCATCTGTGAGTTGGGGATTGGCTTTGAAGGTTCACGTATTCAGGACTTCTTCCTGCTTTGGAACAAGATCAATCGCAGTGCGAGTACCACGGTCATTGATTTGTTCACTGAAAACGCAAAAGAACAAGGACTGACCATCCTTGATTCACGTATCTACCATTCTGTTAGGATTAGTCGAGAACTGGCACAGGGAGGAACAAGAGGCGTGTTCCGATGCTCTTACCTTCCTCCTGCAATTTCCCTCCGTCCGCAGACGGGAGTGGATGAATGGGTGGCGGAAGTCATGCGGAAAATCAAACTGTAA
- a CDS encoding DUF3408 domain-containing protein yields the protein MSSLKEQREQLLQKKMKEMADIGVKKRTAENTPDFDEPIDLDEEIISEAPVSGGVEKEEKTNEVSTELIALSPKRKKAGKGITTPSMPMDFAEYEQRFLTSVRNGRNKSGFSIHTEILQILRDVLSDLRSEASITGYIENILLDHLKTYQDMLNHTASQRRRNKTINL from the coding sequence ATGAGTTCATTAAAGGAACAACGAGAACAGCTGCTTCAGAAAAAAATGAAGGAGATGGCGGATATTGGTGTCAAGAAACGCACGGCAGAAAACACTCCTGATTTTGATGAGCCTATCGACTTGGACGAAGAGATCATTTCGGAAGCCCCAGTCTCTGGGGGTGTGGAAAAAGAGGAAAAGACCAACGAGGTTTCTACCGAATTGATTGCTCTATCTCCTAAACGCAAGAAAGCAGGCAAAGGTATAACTACTCCTTCCATGCCAATGGACTTTGCAGAATACGAGCAGCGTTTTCTCACAAGTGTGCGCAACGGGCGCAACAAGTCAGGTTTCAGCATTCACACCGAAATCCTGCAAATTCTGCGTGATGTGTTGAGCGACCTTCGCTCGGAGGCTTCCATTACAGGATATATAGAAAACATTCTTCTTGACCACCTGAAGACCTATCAGGATATGTTGAACCACACCGCCTCACAGCGCAGGCGCAATAAAACCATAAACTTATGA
- a CDS encoding DUF4134 domain-containing protein has translation MNNKKITMMLLLTALTTAAAYAQGNGMAGINEATKMVTSYFDPGTKLIYAIGAVVGLIGGIKVYNKFSSGDPDTSKTAASWFGACIFLIVAATILRSFFL, from the coding sequence ATGAACAACAAAAAAATCACAATGATGCTGCTCCTGACGGCACTGACCACCGCAGCAGCGTACGCACAGGGAAACGGTATGGCAGGTATCAACGAAGCCACAAAAATGGTAACCTCCTACTTCGACCCGGGTACAAAACTCATCTATGCCATCGGTGCCGTAGTGGGTCTTATCGGAGGAATAAAAGTATACAACAAGTTCTCAAGTGGCGACCCCGATACGAGCAAGACAGCCGCTTCTTGGTTCGGTGCGTGTATCTTCCTGATTGTGGCTGCCACCATCTTACGTTCCTTCTTCCTGTAA
- a CDS encoding DUF4133 domain-containing protein, with translation MAQWEINKGVGRTVEFKGLKAQYLFLFAGGLLAVFFLVVVLYLCGIDQLVCLGLGLVGATLVVWQTFAMNRKYGRYGLMKQGAIKMHPRYLLNRRTVFHLIRNLKPKRKA, from the coding sequence ATGGCACAGTGGGAAATCAATAAAGGTGTAGGTCGGACGGTAGAGTTCAAGGGTTTGAAGGCGCAATATCTCTTCCTATTTGCGGGAGGACTGTTGGCGGTCTTCTTTCTCGTGGTGGTGCTCTATCTCTGCGGCATTGACCAGTTGGTCTGCCTTGGTCTTGGCTTAGTGGGTGCAACACTCGTTGTGTGGCAAACGTTCGCCATGAACCGCAAGTACGGCAGATACGGACTGATGAAGCAGGGAGCCATTAAGATGCACCCTCGCTACCTATTGAACCGCCGTACCGTCTTTCACCTGATTCGTAACCTCAAACCAAAACGCAAGGCATAA
- a CDS encoding TraG family conjugative transposon ATPase, with the protein MRNNSKITTLEAKFPLLSIEQGCMVSKDADISVAFRVELPELFTVTSAEYEAMHSAWHKAIKVLPNYTIVHKQDWFIKECYQPKSTEIGLSFLSRASERHFNERPYLHHSVYLFLTKTNKQRMQRQSNFSSLCRGHLLPKEITDKEEVIKFMEAVDQFERIINDTEQIQLSRMTEEGLVGTAEKSGLLDRYFSLSEEGHASLEDIRLGADLVRVGDNRLCLHTLSDTDDLPTSVSTDTRYERLSTDRSDCRLSFAAPVGLMLPCNHIYNQYIFIEDSDDNLQRFEKQARNMHSLARYSRSNQINEEWIQEYLNVAHSQGLTSIRAHFNVLAWSDDKEELRNIKNDVGSALALMECKPRHNTVDTATLYWAGIPGNAADFPSEESFYTFIEPALCFFTAETNYKDSLSPFGIKMADRLSGKPIHLDISDLPMKKGIITNRNKFILGPSGSGKSFFTNHMVRQYYEQGAHVLLVDTGNSYQGLCELIHRKTKGEDGVYFTYTDEHPISFNPFFTDDYFFDVEKRESICTLLLTLWKSADEHITKTEAGELGSAVNTYIELIRTDHTIVPCFNTFYEYLRDVYREDMEHRDIKVTLSDFNINNLLTTLKQYYKGGRYDFLLNSDKNIDLLSKRFIVFEIDQVKDNKDLFPVVTIIIMEAFINKMRRLKGIRKMILIEEAWKAIASANMADYIKYLYKTVRKYFGEAIVVTQEVDDIIQSPIVKESIINNSDCKILLDQRKYMTKFDGIQAMLGLSEKEKSQILSINQNNDTNRLYKEVWIGLGGMQSAVYATEVSMEEYLTYTTEETEKVEVMQRAEQLGGDIETAIRQLASEKREKRK; encoded by the coding sequence ATGAGAAACAACAGTAAAATCACGACCTTGGAAGCGAAGTTCCCGCTACTCTCCATCGAGCAGGGTTGTATGGTGAGCAAGGATGCCGACATCTCGGTGGCTTTCCGTGTGGAGCTGCCCGAACTCTTCACCGTCACCTCCGCCGAATATGAGGCGATGCACTCCGCATGGCACAAGGCAATCAAGGTGCTGCCCAACTATACCATCGTGCATAAGCAGGACTGGTTTATCAAAGAATGCTATCAGCCCAAATCCACAGAGATAGGACTGAGCTTCCTGTCCCGTGCGTCTGAGCGACATTTCAACGAGCGACCCTACCTGCACCATTCGGTCTATCTCTTCCTGACAAAGACCAACAAGCAGCGTATGCAGCGACAGAGCAACTTCTCGTCGCTCTGCCGTGGACACTTACTTCCCAAGGAGATTACCGACAAGGAGGAAGTGATCAAGTTTATGGAAGCGGTGGACCAGTTCGAGCGTATCATCAACGACACGGAGCAAATCCAGCTCAGCCGTATGACGGAGGAGGGTTTGGTGGGTACAGCTGAGAAAAGCGGACTCTTAGACCGCTACTTCTCCCTTTCTGAAGAGGGACACGCCTCTTTGGAAGACATACGATTAGGAGCAGACCTTGTGCGTGTGGGGGACAACCGCCTTTGCCTGCATACGCTGTCAGATACGGACGACCTGCCCACAAGTGTTTCCACCGACACACGCTATGAACGACTATCGACCGACCGCAGCGACTGCCGACTTTCCTTTGCCGCTCCCGTAGGTTTGATGCTGCCCTGCAACCATATCTATAATCAGTACATCTTCATCGAGGATAGCGACGATAACCTGCAAAGGTTTGAGAAGCAGGCACGCAACATGCACTCGCTTGCAAGATACAGCAGAAGCAATCAGATTAACGAAGAGTGGATACAAGAGTATCTCAACGTCGCCCACTCACAGGGCTTGACCTCCATTCGTGCCCACTTCAACGTGCTGGCATGGAGCGATGACAAGGAAGAACTCCGTAACATCAAGAACGATGTGGGCAGCGCGTTGGCACTGATGGAGTGCAAGCCACGCCACAACACCGTTGATACGGCTACCCTCTATTGGGCGGGTATTCCCGGCAATGCCGCCGACTTTCCAAGTGAGGAGAGTTTCTATACCTTTATCGAGCCGGCTCTCTGTTTCTTCACGGCAGAGACCAACTACAAGGACTCGCTCTCTCCCTTCGGCATCAAAATGGCTGACCGACTTTCGGGCAAGCCAATCCACTTGGACATTTCCGACCTGCCGATGAAGAAAGGTATCATTACCAACCGCAACAAGTTCATTCTCGGTCCTTCAGGTAGTGGCAAGTCTTTCTTTACCAACCACATGGTACGCCAGTATTACGAGCAAGGGGCGCACGTGCTTTTGGTCGATACGGGTAACAGCTATCAAGGCTTGTGCGAGCTTATCCACCGCAAGACCAAGGGCGAGGACGGTGTTTATTTCACCTATACCGATGAGCATCCTATCTCTTTTAATCCTTTCTTCACCGATGATTACTTCTTTGACGTGGAGAAAAGAGAAAGTATCTGCACCTTATTGCTTACGCTTTGGAAGAGTGCCGATGAACATATTACCAAGACAGAAGCAGGCGAACTTGGTTCTGCCGTCAACACCTACATCGAACTTATCAGGACGGATCACACCATCGTTCCCTGCTTCAACACCTTCTATGAGTATCTTCGTGATGTGTATCGGGAGGATATGGAGCATCGGGACATTAAGGTAACGCTCTCTGACTTCAATATCAATAACCTCCTAACGACACTCAAGCAGTATTATAAAGGTGGCAGGTATGACTTCCTGCTGAACTCGGACAAGAACATCGACCTGCTCTCGAAACGTTTCATCGTCTTTGAAATCGACCAAGTGAAGGACAACAAGGATTTGTTTCCTGTCGTAACGATTATCATCATGGAAGCTTTCATTAACAAGATGCGCCGATTAAAAGGCATCCGCAAGATGATTCTCATCGAGGAAGCATGGAAGGCGATTGCATCCGCTAATATGGCAGACTATATAAAATATTTATATAAGACGGTCAGAAAGTATTTCGGGGAAGCCATCGTCGTGACACAGGAGGTGGACGACATCATTCAGTCGCCCATTGTCAAAGAGAGTATCATCAACAACTCCGACTGCAAAATCCTGCTTGACCAGCGCAAGTACATGACCAAGTTTGACGGCATACAAGCCATGCTCGGACTCTCCGAAAAGGAGAAGAGTCAGATACTTTCCATCAACCAGAACAACGATACCAACCGACTATATAAAGAGGTGTGGATAGGTTTAGGCGGTATGCAGAGTGCCGTCTATGCCACGGAGGTGAGCATGGAGGAATACCTTACCTATACCACCGAGGAGACGGAAAAGGTGGAGGTGATGCAACGTGCGGAACAGCTGGGTGGCGACATCGAAACGGCTATCAGGCAGTTGGCAAGTGAAAAACGGGAGAAAAGAAAGTAA
- a CDS encoding DUF4141 domain-containing protein codes for MKKQVFMLLTALTLFCGGQAHAQWVVTDPGNFAGNIANSVKEIATASKTVKNTLDGFKEVEKLYNDTKKYYDDLRKIKNLIGDAYKVKECILMVGDISEIYVTSYKKMLSDKNFRPSELAAMASGYTKLLELSGESLKELKSVAKSNVFSMNDHERMQQIDHIYTTLREYRSLVSYYTRKNISVSFVRAREKGELSEVKSLYGNTASRYW; via the coding sequence ATGAAAAAACAAGTTTTTATGCTACTTACCGCTTTGACTTTATTCTGCGGTGGTCAGGCACACGCACAATGGGTAGTAACCGACCCGGGCAACTTTGCGGGTAACATCGCCAATTCCGTCAAGGAAATCGCCACCGCCTCGAAGACGGTGAAGAACACCTTGGACGGCTTCAAAGAGGTAGAGAAACTCTACAACGACACGAAGAAGTATTACGACGATTTGCGTAAGATCAAGAACTTAATCGGTGATGCCTATAAAGTAAAAGAATGTATCCTGATGGTGGGCGACATCTCGGAGATTTACGTTACCTCGTACAAGAAGATGCTTTCAGACAAGAACTTCCGTCCTTCGGAACTTGCTGCAATGGCTTCCGGCTATACCAAGTTATTGGAATTGAGCGGCGAGAGCCTGAAAGAACTCAAATCGGTTGCCAAAAGCAATGTGTTCTCGATGAACGACCACGAACGTATGCAGCAGATAGACCATATCTATACCACGCTGCGTGAATATCGTTCGCTGGTATCTTACTATACCCGTAAGAACATATCGGTGAGCTTCGTGCGTGCCAGAGAGAAGGGAGAACTGAGCGAGGTAAAATCCCTCTACGGTAATACGGCAAGCCGCTATTGGTAA
- the traJ gene encoding conjugative transposon protein TraJ, which produces MDFASLHDLLRSTYDEMMPLCSDMTGVAKGIAGLGALFYIALRVWASLARAEAIDVFPLLRPFVIGFCIMFFPTIVLGTMNGVLSPIVKGTEMMVDKQEGTLAKLIAQRDKLQEEAYLRNPETAFLVSNEAFDQKIEEMGIVGPEDAITIAGMYAERSAYQMKQWILKCVHDIMEILFHAAGLIIDTLRTFILIVLSILGPVVFGIAVWDGLSGSMTAWFSRYISVYLWLPVSSILTALLTKIQVLMVQKDIETLSDPNFLPDAGSWYHIVFFLIGIVGYFCVPTVAGWIIEAGGGIGSYGRNVNQTAQRGAQGAYTGGKYLAGGAGAVAGNAIGRIKGALLKGK; this is translated from the coding sequence ATGGATTTTGCCAGTTTACACGATTTGCTCCGCTCGACCTATGACGAGATGATGCCGCTTTGTTCGGATATGACAGGTGTGGCAAAGGGGATTGCGGGCTTGGGTGCGCTCTTCTATATCGCACTGAGGGTATGGGCTTCGCTTGCCCGTGCCGAGGCAATCGACGTGTTTCCGCTCCTACGTCCCTTTGTGATTGGTTTTTGCATTATGTTTTTCCCTACGATAGTGCTTGGCACAATGAATGGCGTACTCTCCCCAATCGTCAAGGGTACGGAAATGATGGTGGACAAGCAGGAGGGGACACTTGCCAAACTTATAGCACAAAGGGATAAGTTGCAGGAGGAAGCCTATCTGCGCAACCCCGAAACGGCATTTTTGGTATCGAATGAAGCCTTTGACCAAAAGATTGAAGAGATGGGCATCGTCGGTCCGGAGGATGCCATAACCATTGCGGGAATGTATGCGGAACGCTCTGCCTACCAAATGAAACAATGGATTTTAAAGTGTGTTCACGACATCATGGAAATACTCTTCCACGCTGCGGGATTGATTATTGACACGCTGCGCACTTTCATTCTGATTGTGCTCTCCATTCTTGGACCCGTCGTTTTCGGCATTGCCGTATGGGACGGACTGTCGGGGTCGATGACGGCTTGGTTTTCTCGCTATATATCGGTGTATCTATGGTTACCGGTGAGCAGCATCTTGACCGCCCTTCTGACAAAGATACAAGTGCTGATGGTGCAGAAAGATATTGAAACCCTTAGCGACCCGAATTTTCTCCCCGATGCGGGCAGTTGGTATCACATTGTCTTCTTCCTCATCGGTATCGTGGGCTACTTCTGTGTGCCTACGGTAGCAGGCTGGATTATTGAGGCTGGTGGTGGCATCGGCTCTTACGGTCGCAACGTCAACCAGACGGCTCAGCGTGGAGCGCAGGGCGCATACACCGGAGGCAAGTATTTGGCAGGTGGAGCCGGAGCCGTTGCAGGCAATGCCATCGGACGTATCAAGGGTGCATTACTCAAAGGTAAATAA
- the traK gene encoding conjugative transposon protein TraK, which produces MEFKSLTNIETSFRQIRLYAFVFAIVCVAVSGYAVYASYGFAKEQREKIYVLDQGKSLMLALSQDASKNRPVEAREHVRRFHELFFTIAPDKDAIEKNMERAFVLCDKSAFNYYKDLAEKGYYNRAISGNVNQRIEVDSIRCNFEVYPYEVTTYARQFIVRPSNITERNLITTCTLQNSVRSDNNPQGFLMEQFMVRQNQDLQTYKR; this is translated from the coding sequence ATGGAATTCAAATCACTCACCAATATCGAGACCTCATTCCGTCAGATCAGGCTCTATGCCTTTGTCTTTGCCATCGTCTGCGTGGCGGTCAGCGGCTATGCCGTCTATGCCTCGTATGGCTTTGCCAAAGAGCAGAGGGAGAAAATCTATGTGCTTGACCAAGGAAAGTCCTTGATGCTCGCACTGAGTCAGGATGCAAGCAAGAACCGACCTGTGGAAGCGAGGGAACACGTCCGTCGTTTCCATGAACTGTTCTTCACCATCGCGCCCGATAAGGATGCCATCGAGAAGAACATGGAGCGTGCCTTTGTGCTGTGTGACAAGTCGGCTTTCAATTATTACAAGGACTTGGCGGAAAAGGGTTATTACAACCGTGCCATTTCGGGCAATGTCAATCAGCGTATCGAGGTGGACTCTATCCGCTGCAACTTTGAGGTCTATCCCTACGAGGTAACGACCTACGCCCGTCAGTTCATCGTGCGACCGAGTAACATCACGGAGCGTAACCTGATTACGACCTGCACCTTGCAGAACTCCGTCCGCTCGGACAACAATCCGCAGGGCTTCCTCATGGAGCAGTTTATGGTGCGACAGAATCAAGACCTCCAAACCTATAAACGATAG
- the traM gene encoding conjugative transposon protein TraM: protein MDNKQKEYLKKGLVFGGLGLLFALSMWFIFAPSGKEKSAAQQGLNDSIPQATTEQLTGNKLKAYELGDKSRQDEQTREEMGRLSDYFDSNTAPSESERAETAASTAKIESSMHRYEENNRLLNSFYAPDPHEQEREALRSELDNLKKELASKNENEDAEEKRQLALMEKSYQMAAKYLPQSSSTTNAANAFTPAKEKGVLETSATKQVSVAGSLPAMEVLAERKQVVSSLDQPMTDADFVQQYGTKPRNMGFHSLTSAVAAVSRNTLSVVVDRTATLKEGDNVALRMLETAQVQGLRIPRQSRLIARAKIEGNRLHLLVKSIEVKGRIIAVKLSAYDTDGQEGVFIPGSEDINALKEVGANIGGSMGTSFTFASSAKDQIISEAARGVMQGASQLLQKKLRTVKVTLKGGYRMFLVQSK from the coding sequence ATGGATAATAAACAGAAAGAATATCTCAAGAAAGGACTGGTCTTCGGTGGGCTGGGATTGCTTTTCGCCCTCTCGATGTGGTTCATATTTGCCCCGTCGGGCAAGGAGAAGAGTGCGGCGCAGCAGGGACTGAACGACAGCATACCGCAGGCGACCACCGAACAGCTGACGGGCAACAAACTCAAAGCCTACGAATTGGGCGACAAGAGCCGTCAGGACGAACAGACACGCGAGGAGATGGGCAGGCTTTCGGATTACTTTGATAGTAATACCGCCCCCTCGGAAAGCGAGCGTGCGGAAACAGCCGCTTCGACGGCAAAGATTGAAAGCTCAATGCACCGCTATGAGGAGAACAACCGCCTGTTGAACTCTTTTTATGCACCCGATCCGCACGAGCAGGAGCGTGAGGCACTGCGCTCGGAGTTGGACAACCTCAAAAAGGAATTGGCATCAAAGAATGAGAATGAGGATGCGGAGGAGAAGCGACAGCTCGCTCTGATGGAAAAGAGTTACCAAATGGCGGCGAAGTATCTGCCACAATCTTCTTCAACTACCAATGCTGCCAACGCTTTTACACCCGCAAAGGAAAAGGGAGTTTTGGAAACATCGGCAACAAAACAAGTATCGGTAGCCGGTTCTCTTCCTGCAATGGAGGTATTGGCAGAACGTAAGCAGGTGGTGTCTTCGCTCGACCAGCCGATGACAGATGCCGACTTTGTTCAGCAATACGGCACGAAGCCACGCAATATGGGCTTTCATTCGCTCACGAGTGCGGTTGCTGCCGTGTCCCGCAACACGCTCAGCGTGGTGGTGGACAGGACAGCGACACTCAAGGAGGGCGATAATGTGGCGTTGCGCATGCTCGAAACTGCCCAAGTGCAGGGCTTGCGCATTCCCCGCCAAAGCCGACTCATTGCGAGGGCTAAGATTGAGGGCAACCGTCTGCACCTGCTCGTTAAGAGCATTGAAGTAAAGGGACGGATTATTGCCGTGAAGCTCTCGGCATACGACACCGACGGACAGGAGGGTGTGTTCATTCCCGGTTCGGAGGACATCAACGCCCTCAAAGAGGTGGGTGCGAACATCGGTGGTTCGATGGGGACTTCCTTCACTTTTGCTTCCTCCGCCAAAGACCAGATTATCTCGGAGGCGGCACGTGGGGTGATGCAGGGCGCAAGCCAGCTGCTCCAAAAGAAACTCCGCACCGTCAAGGTAACACTTAAAGGCGGCTACCGCATGTTCTTGGTTCAGTCAAAATAA
- the traN gene encoding conjugative transposon protein TraN translates to MKKWIFSAVLLATMGASATAQTTTSTLTPDHPLSSGELFQGMSKAIPNGRIVLPYGLEVTFEKTVHLIFPAPVRYVDLGSQNIIAGKAEDAENVLRVKAAVKDFETETNMSVICEDGSFYAFNVKYADEPEKLSVEMKDFLSPVEGRLPSNRADIYFKELGNESPVLVKLMMKTIYQNDKRVFRHIGAQMFGMKFLLRGLYAHNGLLYFHTRIDNMTNMPYSVDFITFKVVDKKVAKRTAIQERVQQPLRAYHQVNYIKGKHTESSVFALEQFSLSEDKQLEVTLYEHNGGRTLTFYVEPQDLLLAQKIDNLKLKW, encoded by the coding sequence ATGAAAAAATGGATTTTTTCGGCTGTCCTGCTTGCCACGATGGGAGCGTCAGCCACTGCACAGACAACGACTTCAACGCTCACGCCCGACCATCCGCTCTCATCGGGAGAACTCTTTCAAGGGATGAGCAAGGCAATCCCAAACGGACGCATCGTCCTGCCTTACGGCTTGGAGGTTACTTTTGAAAAGACGGTGCATCTGATTTTCCCTGCGCCTGTCCGCTATGTGGATTTGGGTTCACAGAACATCATTGCCGGCAAGGCGGAGGATGCGGAGAACGTGCTGCGTGTGAAGGCTGCCGTCAAGGATTTTGAGACGGAGACCAACATGAGCGTGATTTGCGAGGACGGCTCATTCTACGCTTTTAACGTGAAGTATGCCGATGAGCCAGAGAAGCTGAGCGTGGAGATGAAGGACTTTCTGTCGCCCGTCGAGGGACGTTTGCCGAGCAATCGTGCGGACATCTACTTCAAGGAACTCGGCAACGAGTCGCCCGTACTCGTCAAGCTGATGATGAAGACCATTTATCAAAATGATAAACGTGTATTTAGGCATATCGGCGCCCAAATGTTCGGTATGAAATTCCTGCTTAGGGGATTGTATGCGCACAATGGCTTGCTATATTTTCATACCCGAATAGACAATATGACCAACATGCCGTATTCGGTGGACTTTATCACCTTCAAGGTTGTGGATAAGAAAGTAGCTAAACGCACTGCCATTCAGGAGAGAGTGCAACAACCACTCCGTGCCTATCATCAGGTGAACTATATCAAGGGAAAGCACACCGAAAGTTCAGTGTTTGCCTTGGAACAGTTCTCACTATCAGAGGATAAACAGCTTGAAGTGACGCTTTATGAGCATAATGGTGGACGAACGCTTACCTTCTATGTCGAGCCGCAAGATTTACTTTTGGCTCAGAAGATTGATAACCTCAAACTTAAATGGTAA
- a CDS encoding conjugal transfer protein TraO, giving the protein MVMKKYLFLLMCAVAIALPTQAQRLIPKQKGLEIVGNVPIIKGENLFAKDNFGIGILLTRYLKRENYSFLTVEYEQQNMPYRSYDVKLKDAFVHLGYMQPIVSDNGKNVFAYAGISALGGYEELNEDKKLLLDGAKLLDDSHFVYGGAVHLSIECFLSDNVLLLLKGQGRILFGTDVHHFRPAVSAGIRFNL; this is encoded by the coding sequence ATGGTAATGAAGAAGTATCTTTTCCTTCTTATGTGTGCGGTGGCCATTGCGCTGCCCACACAGGCACAACGGCTGATTCCAAAGCAAAAAGGCTTGGAAATAGTAGGTAACGTGCCAATTATCAAAGGCGAGAATTTGTTTGCCAAAGACAATTTTGGCATAGGTATTTTGCTCACTCGCTATCTGAAGCGTGAGAATTATTCATTTCTTACGGTAGAATATGAGCAACAAAATATGCCGTATCGCAGCTATGATGTGAAACTCAAAGATGCCTTCGTGCATTTGGGTTATATGCAGCCTATTGTTTCTGACAATGGTAAAAATGTATTTGCCTATGCTGGAATATCCGCTTTGGGTGGCTATGAGGAACTTAACGAAGATAAGAAACTACTTCTTGATGGCGCAAAACTACTCGATGACTCTCACTTCGTCTATGGTGGAGCGGTGCATCTATCCATAGAATGTTTCTTATCGGACAATGTGCTGTTGCTACTCAAAGGACAGGGACGCATACTCTTTGGTACGGATGTTCATCATTTTCGCCCTGCTGTATCGGCAGGAATCAGGTTTAATCTATAA
- a CDS encoding DUF3872 domain-containing protein produces MKKKIFNSIWVMGVLALAVFCLSACDRELDVQQSYPFTVETMPVQKNIVKGQTAEIRCTLKREGYFADTRYTIRYFQLDGKGTLRMDNGLVFKPNDRYPLTKDVFRLYYTSASTDRQTIDVYVEDNFKQIAKLSFNFNNEKAEDKGKSGAVVTKALNDANS; encoded by the coding sequence ATGAAAAAGAAAATTTTTAATAGTATATGGGTAATGGGAGTACTTGCCCTTGCCGTGTTTTGTTTATCTGCTTGTGATAGGGAGTTGGATGTTCAGCAGTCTTACCCGTTCACTGTCGAGACGATGCCCGTTCAGAAGAACATCGTCAAGGGACAGACGGCAGAAATCAGGTGTACACTCAAACGTGAAGGCTACTTTGCCGACACTCGCTACACCATCAGATATTTCCAGCTGGACGGGAAAGGAACGCTAAGAATGGATAATGGATTAGTCTTTAAGCCCAACGACCGCTATCCACTCACAAAAGATGTGTTTCGACTCTACTACACCTCCGCTTCGACAGACCGACAAACCATTGATGTGTATGTGGAGGACAACTTCAAGCAAATCGCCAAACTGTCGTTCAACTTCAACAATGAGAAGGCGGAGGACAAAGGAAAGTCCGGCGCAGTAGTAACCAAAGCCTTGAACGATGCGAACAGCTAA